One region of Ptychodera flava strain L36383 chromosome 3 unlocalized genomic scaffold, AS_Pfla_20210202 Scaffold_27__1_contigs__length_13241970_pilon, whole genome shotgun sequence genomic DNA includes:
- the LOC139126376 gene encoding uncharacterized protein: MSLRIMSNLTLCLISLGIIGGITECLCESILVNEGNSALLSCINKPINGKLVTVRWGKDDGIFIAQKFVSKVEHYVIEGKYSIDDEMKYLKINNIQPSDRGEYKCTAEIDGEKNDKNDNILQHAITLNVNTSHQGEMGNATNGMEEQTGGSFQWYIVVVVVIVVVLVIISIVLIVVLIRRRRRAQSVRRQSSRKTDQIYKPVTSNQPPPKRGRKARNKSDRKGYTV, translated from the exons ATGAGTCTCAGAATAATGTCGAACTTAACACTTTGCCTGATATCTCTTGGAATAATCG GAGGTATCACGGAGTGTCTTTGTGAAAGCATCCTTGTCAACGAAGGCAACTCAGCATTGCTATCCTGTATCAACAAGCCGATCAATGGTAAATTGGTGACAGTGAGGTGGGGGAAGGATGACGGTATCTTTATCGCTCAGAAATTTGTATCAAAGGTAGAACATTACGTCATTGAAGGCAAATACTCCATCGATGACGAGATGAAGTACCTGAAGATTAATAATATCCAACCATCGGACCGGGGAGAGTATAAGTGTACTGCTGAGATAGATGGAGAGAAGAATGATAAAAAcgacaacattttgcaacatgcAATTACATTGAACGTGAACACAA GTCATCAAGGTGAAATGGGAAACGCAACAAACG GAATGGAGGAGCAGACTGGAGGTTCATTCCAATGGTATATCGTTGTTGTTGTGGTTATCGTCGTAGTTCTTGTTATCATCTCCATCGTTCTAATAGTGGTTCTAATCCGTAGGCGAAGG CGTGCACAGAGTGTAAGAAGACAAAGTTCTCGTAAAACTGATCAGATATACAAGCCCGTCACGTCGAATCAACCCCCACCGAAACGTGGACGTAAAGCTAGAAATAAAAGTGATCGGAAAGGCTACACAGTTTAA